The genomic window CAGCTGTTCCTAAAAAACATTTCACTGTTGGTATCGAAGATGATATCACACACCTGAGTTTAGAATATGATCCGGCATTCTCATTGGAGAAACAACATTTATTTCGAGGATTGTTTTATGGTTTAGGTGCCGATGGAACCGTAAGCGCAAACAAGAACTCAATAAAAATTATTGGAGACACAACCGATAATCATGTTCAGGGATATTTTGTTTACGATTCAAAAAAATCAGGTTCGCTCACTGTTTCGCATTTGCGTTTCGGAAAAAATCCGATACGTTCGACTTATTTAGTTGGTTCCGCAAATTTCATCGCCTGCCATCAGTTTAATTTCATCAGCAAATATGATATCCTGAAAACTGCGGAAGAAGGCGCAACATTTTTATTGAATACGCCTTTTGACAAGGAAGATGTGTGGAATAAACTTCCGAAACATATTCAGGAGGAAATTATTGGTAAGAAAATTAAATTTTATGTAGTGGATGCGTCTAAGGTTGCGCGCGAAGCGGGAATGGGTTCAAGAGTGAATACTATTTTGCAAACCTGTTTCTTTGCCATAGCAGGAATTTTGCCGAAAGAAGATGCAATAATGCGTATCAAAGAAGCAATCCAGAGATCGTATTCGGGAAAAGGTGAAAAAGTAATACTGAAAAATTTTGATGCCGTTGATAAAGCAATTGCCAATCTTCACCAGATAGACTATTCAAAATTTAAAACCGGAAATATTGGCGGAGAAAATATAGTGTCAGATTCCGCGCCTGATTTTGTTAAAAATGTTTTGGCGAAGATTATGATGTTTGAAGGGGATGAATTGCCGGTGAGCGCATTCCCTATTGACGGAACCTATCCTGTTGCAACTACCAAATGGGAAAAAAGAAATATAGCCGATTCGGTTCCTCAATGGGATGCCGAATTGTGTTCTCAGTGCGGAAAATGTTTTTTGATTTGTCCTCACGCAGCAATACGCTGCAAAGTGTATGATAAAACTAAATTGTCAGATGCCCCAAAAGATTTCAAACATACTACTCCGATAGGAAAAGAATTTTTAAAAGAGACGGAAGCATATACATTGCAGGTTGCTGTAGAAGATTGCACAGGATGTAATTTATGTGTAGAATATTGTCCTGTAGAAAGCAAAGCTCAACCCGGGCACAAAGCCATCAACATGGTTTCGCAGATTCCAATTAAGGAAACTGAAATCAAGAACTGGAATTTCTTTTTATCACTTCCTGAAATTGACCGTTCGCGTGTAAATAAAAATACGGTGAAAGGAACGCAATTGCTGCAGCCATTATTTGAATTCTCAGGCGCTTGTTCCGGCTGCGGAGAAACTCCCTATGTAAAATTGCTTTCGCAATTGTATGGCGATAAAATGATAGTTGCCAACGCTACAGGATGTTCTTCCATTTACGGAGGAAATCTGCCAAGCACTCCCTGGTCAACCAACAACGAAGGTTGCGGACCGGTTTGGGCAAATTCCCTGTTTGAAGACAATGCGGAATTCGGACTCGGAATAAAAATGGCGTACGATAAAAAAGCCGATATGGCAAGAACAATTCTGAACAGCATTCGTGATATTGTTGGAGAAAGTTTTGTGGATGAAATTCTAAATGCAGATCAAAGTACCGAAGATGGAATTCGTAAGCAGCGCGAAAGAATAAAATCGTTGAGAGCATTGATTTCTTCAAGCAATGATTTTGCAATGAAACAGCTTACTTACCTTGCTGATCATCTTGTAAAAAAATCACACTGGATAATCGGAGGTGATGGATGGGCATACGATATCGGCTTTGGTGGATTGGATCACGTACTTTCCACAGGAGAAAATGTGAACATCATAGTGCTGGATACAGAAGTTTATTCCAATACGGGCGGACAAAAATCTAAATCTACTCCAATTGGCGCAAGTGCAAAATTTTCTGTGAACGGAAAAGCGAGTGGTAAAAAAGATTTAGCATTGCAGGCAATTGCGCATGGCTCAGCGTATGTGGCGCAAATTGCCATGGGAGCAAACGATGCGCATACGGTTAAAACCATTCAGGAGGCGGAAGC from Bacteroidota bacterium includes these protein-coding regions:
- the nifJ gene encoding pyruvate:ferredoxin (flavodoxin) oxidoreductase, producing MKSTMKIMDGNEAAAYVAYRTSEVCAIYPITPSSTMGEFCDEWSAAGKKNIFGEVPRVMEMQSEAGAAGAIHGVLQGGALASTFTCSQGLLLMIPNMYKIAGELTPTVFHIAARTLATHALSIFGDHSDVMSVRQTGWGMLFGRNAQEAMDMAMIAQAATLRSKVPFLNIFDGFRTSHELMKVDVITDDIILKMIDEGDLLMHRSRAMSTEKPSIRGTAQNPDVFFQGREASNKYYLNVPIAVNDAMKRFAELTGRSYKLYEYVGHANPDRIIVIMGSGSNTVHEMVDHLNANGEKVGYVYVRLFRPLDVKAFVNAIPKSVKKIAVLDRCKEPGSIGEPLYLDVVSAIAESLASPQPSPKEREETQGERRQMPLIIGGRYGLASKEFTPAMVKAAFDELNAAVPKKHFTVGIEDDITHLSLEYDPAFSLEKQHLFRGLFYGLGADGTVSANKNSIKIIGDTTDNHVQGYFVYDSKKSGSLTVSHLRFGKNPIRSTYLVGSANFIACHQFNFISKYDILKTAEEGATFLLNTPFDKEDVWNKLPKHIQEEIIGKKIKFYVVDASKVAREAGMGSRVNTILQTCFFAIAGILPKEDAIMRIKEAIQRSYSGKGEKVILKNFDAVDKAIANLHQIDYSKFKTGNIGGENIVSDSAPDFVKNVLAKIMMFEGDELPVSAFPIDGTYPVATTKWEKRNIADSVPQWDAELCSQCGKCFLICPHAAIRCKVYDKTKLSDAPKDFKHTTPIGKEFLKETEAYTLQVAVEDCTGCNLCVEYCPVESKAQPGHKAINMVSQIPIKETEIKNWNFFLSLPEIDRSRVNKNTVKGTQLLQPLFEFSGACSGCGETPYVKLLSQLYGDKMIVANATGCSSIYGGNLPSTPWSTNNEGCGPVWANSLFEDNAEFGLGIKMAYDKKADMARTILNSIRDIVGESFVDEILNADQSTEDGIRKQRERIKSLRALISSSNDFAMKQLTYLADHLVKKSHWIIGGDGWAYDIGFGGLDHVLSTGENVNIIVLDTEVYSNTGGQKSKSTPIGASAKFSVNGKASGKKDLALQAIAHGSAYVAQIAMGANDAHTVKTIQEAEAFPGTSLIIAYSHCIAHGYDMVHGAEHQMNAVKSGYWPLFRYNPLKPKGERFTIDCKEPTLPLKDFLYNETRFSILTKQDPANAEKLLALAEHGVSDHWERLLALKNL